The Amblyomma americanum isolate KBUSLIRL-KWMA chromosome 3, ASM5285725v1, whole genome shotgun sequence genome window below encodes:
- the LOC144123250 gene encoding uncharacterized protein LOC144123250 has protein sequence MFPQAQLLLASLLVKAYGQHYQQPPAGFPVPGYGGYAAPVAATPYQGYAGYAPPPQPYGYGYDMMDRYGNGQLRIEQGDYNNLRTSSYGNQDAYSLYGRMNYAVGDNSFRSMAAASQPGTAPGASAHVVYNAGPVVPPVPSATRASNAGLATIGYGARGATANYDSAYRRHNEYGYKPNGGASAGYGNVPYAGYGYSPIGAALGGHTYGMPSPYGYGAAGYAGSQYDPVAYGGAGGFAAGIEGYRRR, from the exons ATGTTTCCGCAG GCACAACTGCTGCTGGCCAGCCTCTTGGTGAAAGCTTACGGGCAGCACTACCAGCAACCTCCAGCCGGCTTCCCTGTTCCTGGTTACGGAGGGTATGCAGCTCCGGTTGCAGCCACACCTTACCAAGGATACGCCGGCTATGCTCCT CCACCACAACCGTACGGGTACGGCTATGACATGATGGATAGGTACGGCAATGGCCAATTGCGTATTGAGCAGGGAGACTACAACAACTTAAGGACCAGCTCATACGGCAACCAAGACGCATATAGCCTCTACGGGCGGATGAACTACGCTGTCGGCGATAACAGCTTCAGGTCGATGGCAGCCGCCAGCCAGCCCGGAACCGCACCGGGTGCCAGCGCACACGTGGTGTACAACGCCGGACCAGTTGTGCCACCAGTTCCTTCGGCTACAAGGGCCTCAAACGCTGGGCTTGCTACCATTGGCTACGGCGCCAGGGGCGCGACCGCAAACTATGACAGTGCATACCGCCGACACAATGAATACGGATACAAACCAAACGGCGGTGCTAGTGCTGGATACGGCAACGTTCCGTACGCAGGCTACGGCTACTCTCCGATTGGCGCTGCCCTCGGTGGCCACACTTATGGGATGCCCTCTCCGTATGGCTACGGTGCTGCGGGCTATGCTGGTAGCCAGTATGACCCAGTTGCATACGGTGGAGCCGGCGGATTTGCTGCTGGTATCGAAGGTTACCGCCGCCGCTAA